A stretch of the Agromyces larvae genome encodes the following:
- a CDS encoding Rv3654c family TadE-like protein, with amino-acid sequence MRDRRRALTVCAGTAPSLRLRLRSRLRLRWRRGCRDERGAGTVLVLATVAGMIALTALIVPLLAVPIASQRAANAADAAALAAADALSGAIAGVPCDLAAAVAERNGAQLVGCETAGPVASVSVRRGVLGLAVEARARAGPPGWAD; translated from the coding sequence GTGCGCGATCGACGGCGGGCGCTGACCGTGTGCGCCGGCACCGCGCCGTCGTTGCGGTTGCGGTTGCGGTCGCGGTTGCGGTTGCGATGGCGCCGCGGATGCCGCGACGAACGCGGAGCCGGCACCGTGCTGGTGCTCGCCACGGTGGCGGGCATGATCGCGCTCACCGCGCTGATCGTGCCGCTGCTGGCCGTGCCGATCGCGTCCCAGCGCGCGGCGAACGCGGCCGATGCCGCCGCTCTCGCGGCCGCCGACGCGCTGAGCGGCGCGATCGCGGGCGTGCCCTGCGATCTCGCGGCAGCGGTCGCCGAACGGAACGGCGCGCAACTCGTCGGCTGCGAGACCGCCGGTCCGGTGGCGTCCGTCAGCGTGCGCCGCGGAGTGCTCGGTCTCGCCGTCGAGGCGCGCGCCCGAGCCGGTCCGCCCGGCTGGGCGGACTGA
- a CDS encoding type II secretion system F family protein, whose amino-acid sequence MLNGRGAPGGGAQQPGAGPLARLRRARPDEAAGFEAVAVVAERLAVMLAAGVPAASVWRHLDDAATGVAPAAGVAAAAGAAATAGVAEAAGAAAAAGHPVGEAIARAAPDGPTRAAWSTLAAAWHVAESSGAPLAASLRDLAGALRDEAQARRDVRAALAGPRASARLVTALPLIAIGFGALLGFDTIGVLLGSPIGLVCLAVGGALLWAGARWNAALARRAAPERPSPGLELDLLAVAMSGGGSLERSRESVASAIERYVPAAVGIEDVDGTVRLASSAGAPVADLLRSEAARRRRQARSDAVVRAAALSVRLMLPLGACVLPAFVLLGVAPLMISVVTGTLGAA is encoded by the coding sequence GTGCTGAACGGGCGTGGGGCACCCGGCGGGGGAGCGCAGCAGCCCGGCGCCGGCCCGCTCGCACGGCTGCGCCGCGCTCGGCCCGACGAGGCCGCCGGGTTCGAGGCGGTCGCCGTGGTGGCCGAGCGGCTCGCGGTGATGCTCGCGGCCGGGGTGCCCGCCGCTTCGGTGTGGCGGCACCTGGACGATGCGGCGACCGGGGTGGCCCCGGCGGCCGGGGTGGCCGCGGCTGCGGGCGCGGCTGCGACCGCAGGGGTGGCCGAGGCTGCGGGCGCGGCTGCGGCTGCGGGGCATCCGGTCGGCGAAGCGATCGCGCGCGCCGCACCCGACGGCCCGACCCGAGCCGCATGGTCGACGCTGGCTGCGGCCTGGCACGTCGCCGAGTCGTCCGGTGCGCCGCTCGCGGCGAGCCTGCGCGACCTGGCCGGCGCGCTGCGCGATGAGGCGCAGGCGCGACGCGACGTGCGGGCGGCGCTGGCCGGGCCACGGGCCAGCGCCCGCCTGGTCACCGCGCTGCCGCTCATCGCGATCGGGTTCGGCGCGCTGCTCGGGTTCGACACGATCGGCGTGCTGCTCGGGTCGCCGATCGGGCTCGTCTGCCTGGCCGTCGGCGGCGCCCTGCTCTGGGCGGGCGCCAGGTGGAATGCGGCCCTCGCTCGCCGCGCCGCGCCCGAGCGGCCGTCGCCCGGACTCGAACTCGACCTGCTCGCGGTCGCCATGTCGGGCGGGGGCTCGCTCGAACGGTCGCGCGAGTCCGTCGCGTCGGCGATCGAACGGTACGTGCCCGCCGCGGTCGGCATCGAGGACGTCGACGGCACGGTTCGGCTCGCGTCGAGCGCGGGTGCGCCGGTGGCCGACCTGCTGCGTTCCGAGGCGGCGCGTCGGCGTCGGCAGGCCCGATCCGACGCCGTCGTGCGGGCTGCGGCGCTCTCGGTGCGGCTCATGCTGCCGCTCGGCGCGTGCGTGCTGCCCGCGTTCGTCCTGCTCGGCGTCGCTCCGCTCATGATCTCGGTCGTCACCGGAACGCTCGGAGCCGCGTGA
- the acs gene encoding acetate--CoA ligase produces the protein MNVQIDHTLEEIRRFRPSPEFAAQAVADARLYDAASTDRLGFWADQARELLTWQKPFTEVLDWSNPPFARWFADGELNVAVNCLDRHVEAGIGDRVAIYWEGEPGDSRAITYAELTEEVKRAANALTELGIGKGDRVAIYLPMIPEAVVSMLAVARIGAIHSVVFGGFSADSLASRIDDAEASLVITADGGYRKGRVFPLKPVVDEALAKTEGGSVRNVLVVKRGENDIAWNDDRDLWWHDTVSTASPEHAAQAFEAENPLFILYTSGTTGKPKGILHTSGGYLTQTAFTHKNVFDLHPERDVYWCTADIGWVTGHSYVVYGPLANGATQVLYEGTPDTPHPGRWWELVEKYGVTILYTAPTAIRSFMKLGRSVVHDFNLRTLRLLGSVGEPINPEAWIWYRHVIGGGSIPVVDTWWQTETGAIMISALPGVTDLKPGSAQVPIPGISVDILTDEGQKVEGEGGGLLVITEPWPSMLRGIWGDPERFKETYWAKFGDKYFAGDGARRDEDGDFWLLGRVDDVMNVSGHRLSTAEIESSLVAHEITAEAAVVGAADETTGQAVVAFVILKERHANDLDPKDASEELRRHVAMQIGAIARPRQVFIVNELPKTRSGKIMRRLLRDLAEGRQVGDTTTLADTAIMDIISAQVR, from the coding sequence ATGAACGTGCAGATCGATCACACGCTCGAGGAGATCAGGCGCTTCCGCCCGAGCCCCGAGTTCGCCGCCCAGGCCGTCGCCGACGCGCGACTCTACGACGCAGCATCCACCGACCGTCTCGGATTCTGGGCCGACCAGGCCCGTGAGCTCCTGACCTGGCAGAAGCCCTTCACCGAAGTGCTCGACTGGTCGAACCCGCCGTTCGCGCGCTGGTTCGCCGACGGCGAGCTGAACGTCGCCGTGAACTGCCTCGACCGCCACGTCGAGGCCGGCATCGGCGACCGCGTCGCCATCTACTGGGAGGGCGAGCCGGGCGACTCGCGCGCCATCACCTACGCCGAGCTCACCGAAGAGGTGAAGCGCGCCGCGAACGCGCTCACCGAGCTCGGCATCGGCAAGGGCGACCGGGTCGCGATCTACCTGCCGATGATCCCCGAGGCGGTGGTCTCGATGCTCGCCGTCGCCCGCATCGGCGCCATCCACTCGGTCGTGTTCGGCGGGTTCAGCGCCGACAGCCTCGCCTCCCGCATCGACGACGCCGAGGCCTCCCTCGTGATCACCGCCGACGGCGGATACCGCAAGGGCCGCGTGTTCCCCCTGAAGCCGGTCGTCGACGAAGCCCTCGCGAAGACCGAGGGCGGCAGCGTGCGCAACGTGCTCGTCGTCAAGCGCGGCGAGAACGACATCGCGTGGAACGACGACCGCGACCTCTGGTGGCACGACACCGTGTCGACCGCGAGCCCCGAGCACGCGGCGCAGGCGTTCGAGGCCGAGAACCCGCTGTTCATCCTGTACACGTCGGGCACCACCGGCAAGCCGAAGGGCATCCTGCACACCTCGGGCGGGTACCTCACGCAGACGGCGTTCACGCACAAGAACGTGTTCGACCTGCACCCCGAGCGCGACGTCTACTGGTGCACCGCCGACATCGGCTGGGTCACCGGGCACTCCTACGTCGTCTACGGCCCGCTCGCGAACGGCGCCACCCAGGTGCTCTACGAGGGCACCCCCGACACGCCGCACCCCGGCCGGTGGTGGGAGCTCGTCGAGAAGTACGGCGTGACCATCCTCTACACCGCGCCGACGGCCATCCGCTCGTTCATGAAGCTCGGCCGCTCGGTCGTGCACGACTTCAACCTGCGCACCCTGCGCCTGCTGGGCTCGGTGGGCGAACCGATCAACCCCGAAGCCTGGATCTGGTACCGCCACGTCATCGGCGGCGGCTCCATCCCCGTGGTCGACACCTGGTGGCAGACCGAGACCGGCGCGATCATGATCTCGGCCCTGCCCGGAGTCACCGACCTGAAGCCGGGCAGCGCGCAGGTGCCGATCCCCGGCATCTCGGTCGACATCCTCACCGACGAGGGCCAGAAGGTCGAGGGCGAGGGCGGCGGTCTGCTGGTCATCACCGAACCGTGGCCGAGCATGCTGCGCGGCATCTGGGGCGATCCCGAGCGGTTCAAAGAGACCTACTGGGCGAAGTTCGGCGACAAGTACTTCGCCGGCGACGGTGCACGCCGCGACGAGGACGGCGACTTCTGGCTGCTCGGCCGGGTCGACGACGTCATGAACGTCTCGGGCCACCGTCTCTCGACCGCCGAGATCGAGTCGTCGCTGGTGGCGCACGAGATCACCGCCGAGGCCGCCGTCGTCGGCGCCGCCGACGAGACCACCGGCCAGGCGGTCGTCGCGTTCGTCATCCTGAAGGAGCGTCACGCGAACGACCTCGACCCGAAGGATGCCTCGGAGGAGCTGCGCCGCCACGTCGCGATGCAGATCGGCGCGATCGCCCGCCCCCGACAGGTGTTCATCGTGAACGAGCTGCCGAAGACCCGCTCGGGCAAGATCATGCGGCGTCTGCTGCGCGACCTCGCCGAGGGCCGTCAGGTCGGCGACACCACGACGCTCGCCGACACCGCGATCATGGACATCATCAGCGCCCAGGTGCGCTGA
- a CDS encoding TadE family type IV pilus minor pilin, protein MRSRSADRERGSATAELAVALPAVALVLAACLGAIQLGAQQVRLTDAAADAARALARGESLDAAAGIADRVSGGAALEVARDGPFVCAVLRAGGSGLLSAIELRSESCAIDGGR, encoded by the coding sequence ATGCGCTCACGGTCGGCTGACCGCGAGCGCGGCAGTGCGACCGCGGAACTCGCGGTCGCACTGCCCGCCGTCGCGCTCGTGCTGGCCGCGTGCCTCGGGGCGATCCAGCTCGGCGCCCAGCAGGTGCGATTGACGGATGCCGCGGCGGACGCCGCTCGCGCGCTCGCGCGCGGCGAGTCGCTCGACGCGGCGGCCGGCATCGCCGACCGGGTCTCGGGCGGGGCCGCGCTCGAGGTCGCCCGCGACGGCCCGTTCGTGTGCGCGGTGCTGCGGGCCGGCGGGTCGGGGCTCCTGTCGGCGATCGAACTGCGGAGCGAATCGTGCGCGATCGACGGCGGGCGCTGA
- a CDS encoding TadA family conjugal transfer-associated ATPase: MSVPFVATPSWLTDASPSASPPVHPAGPVPSDGPVRSDASVPVDASVPVDASVHPDRSVHPDRSVHPDASAAAVPVASAAGSLGFDGARDDLALLGPLAPYAADGPVTDLFVNGEAGLWVDRGAGAERHPAWRADEPQVRALAVQLVARGGRHIDEATPAVDVRLGRGIRVHAVLPPISTIGTVISVRVPRAAGFSLAALARAGMLDGAQEARLRTAVADRANLLVTGAAGSGKTTLLAALLGEASASERIVVIEDVAELRVGHPHVVGLEARQPNLEGSGRVGLDALLREALRMRPDRLVVGECRGVELRELLSALNTGHDGGAGTLHANSLDDVPARLEALGSVAGLTPDAVARQAVSAFDLVLHVERAAGGRRLAGIGRFALEGDRLAVAPC, from the coding sequence ATGTCCGTTCCTTTCGTCGCCACTCCGTCCTGGTTGACGGATGCCTCGCCGAGCGCGTCCCCGCCGGTGCATCCGGCTGGGCCGGTGCCCTCGGATGGCCCGGTGCGCTCGGATGCATCGGTGCCTGTGGATGCATCGGTGCCTGTGGATGCATCGGTGCATCCGGATCGCTCGGTGCATCCTGATCGTTCGGTGCATCCGGATGCATCGGCGGCGGCCGTGCCGGTGGCATCCGCCGCCGGGTCCCTCGGGTTCGACGGCGCGCGCGACGACCTCGCGCTGCTCGGCCCGCTCGCGCCGTACGCGGCAGACGGCCCCGTCACCGATCTGTTCGTGAACGGCGAAGCGGGGCTGTGGGTCGATCGCGGTGCCGGCGCCGAGCGGCACCCGGCCTGGCGGGCCGACGAGCCGCAGGTGCGTGCGCTCGCGGTGCAGCTGGTCGCCCGCGGCGGCCGCCACATCGATGAGGCGACTCCCGCGGTCGACGTGCGGCTCGGGCGCGGGATCCGGGTGCACGCGGTGCTGCCGCCGATATCGACGATCGGCACCGTGATCTCGGTGCGGGTGCCGAGGGCCGCGGGGTTCTCGCTCGCGGCGCTCGCTCGGGCCGGCATGCTCGACGGTGCACAGGAGGCGCGTCTGCGCACGGCGGTGGCCGACCGGGCGAACCTGCTCGTGACCGGCGCCGCCGGCAGCGGCAAGACGACGCTGCTCGCGGCCCTGTTGGGCGAGGCGTCCGCGTCCGAGCGGATCGTCGTGATCGAGGACGTCGCCGAACTGCGGGTCGGGCATCCGCACGTCGTGGGGCTCGAGGCGCGACAGCCGAATCTCGAGGGCAGCGGGCGCGTCGGTCTCGACGCACTGCTGCGCGAGGCGCTGCGCATGCGGCCCGACCGGCTCGTGGTCGGCGAGTGTCGTGGCGTCGAACTCCGGGAACTGCTCTCGGCGCTGAACACCGGGCACGACGGCGGCGCCGGCACGCTGCATGCGAATTCGCTCGACGACGTGCCGGCGCGGCTCGAGGCGCTCGGCTCGGTCGCGGGGCTCACGCCGGATGCCGTCGCGCGGCAGGCGGTCAGCGCGTTCGATCTCGTGCTGCACGTCGAGCGTGCCGCGGGCGGCCGGCGGCTCGCCGGCATCGGGCGGTTCGCGCTCGAGGGCGATCGGCTGGCGGTGGCGCCGTGCTGA
- a CDS encoding DUF4244 domain-containing protein — translation MHSTHSIDRRARLARLARARVRRAVRASSRRLLGDRGAATAEYAVATMAAVGFAGLLVVILRGDEVRGILTDLVRNALTVG, via the coding sequence ATGCACTCCACCCACTCCATCGACCGGCGGGCGCGCCTCGCCCGATTGGCACGGGCGCGCGTCCGGCGGGCCGTCAGGGCGTCGTCCCGTCGGCTCCTCGGCGACCGCGGCGCGGCGACCGCCGAGTACGCCGTCGCGACGATGGCCGCGGTCGGCTTCGCCGGCCTGCTGGTCGTCATCCTGCGCGGCGACGAGGTGCGCGGCATCCTCACAGACCTCGTGCGGAATGCGCTCACGGTCGGCTGA